CTCGTTCAACATCAAGGGCGGGCGCTGCGAGTCGTGCGAGGGCGACGGCGTGAAGCTGGTGGAGATGCACTTCCTGGCGGACGTGTACGTGCCGTGCGAGGTGTGCCAGGGCAAGCGCTTCAACGAGGCGACGCTGCGGGTGCGCTACAAGGGGAAGAACATCGCCGAGGTGCTGGAGATGAGCGTGCGCGAGGCGATCCAGCACTTCGGGGCGCACAAGGACATCATGCGCGTGCTCCAGACGCTGGAGGACGTGGGGCTGGGGTACATCCGGCTGGGGCAGAGCTCGCCGACGCTGTCGGGCGGCGAGGCGCAGCGCATCAAGCTGGCGAGAGAGCTGGCGCGAGTGGCCACGGGGCGCACGCTGTACATCCTGGACGAGCCGACGACGGGCCTGCACTTCGAGGACATCCGCAAGCTGCTGCTGGTGCTGAACCGGCTGGTGGAGGCGGGAAACTCGGTGCTGGTGATCGAGCACAACCTGGACGTGATCAAGAGCGCGGACTGGGTGATCGATCTGGGGCCGGAGGGAGGCTCGGGCGGCGGCAAGCTGCTGGCGGTGGGCACGCCGGAGGAAGTGGCCAAGGTGGAGGCGAGCCACACCGGGCGCTACCTGGCGCACGTGCTGAAGAAGGCACGGCGGCAGCGAGTGGGTCAGCGGGTGGAGACGGTGAGCCCCCTGCCCTCCTGGAGCGCGGACGGGGCGACGGCGTAGGAGGGCTAGCTCAGGCGAAGAGCTCAGCCACCTGCAGGGCCAGGCCGGGCAGAGCGGGCGACCCCAGGGGCTCGCCCGCGGCGACCGTGCGGATGCCGAGGTAGCGGCCCTGGGAGGTATCGGGCGCGATGTAGACCTCGACCGCGCGACCGGCCACATCCACCACCCAGTACTCGGGGATGCCGGCGCGGGCATACAGCCGGCCCTTGAGCATCCGGTCCACGCGCAGCGAGTCCACCGCCACCTCCACGACCAGCAGGGCGGTGCTCGGATGCTCCTGGGCGTGCTCCTCTTCCTCGCGAGTCACCACCGCGAGATCCGGCTCGGGCTCGCTGTCGGTGCCGAGCGAGAGCGGGAGCTGGACACGCACCCGGCAATCGGGCCTGCGCGCGGCCATGAAGGACTCGGACATGCGTGAAATCACCAGCGCGTGAGGCCGGCCCTGCGGTGCCATGTCGACGATGAGCCCCTCCAACAGCTCGACGTGCTCATCCTCCCCGAGCACTCCGACATGAAGCAGGCGGCGGTACTCCTCGAGCGTGAAGCGCCTTGGGACGATCAGGCTGGACTCGAGCGCATCCAGGGAACGCATGGCGGGACTCCTCGCTCGAAGAACGTAGCCCTGGGCCTTGGGCCGGGTCCATCTCGTCGGCTGACCGCTGAGGAGTAGCTGGCAACCAGGCAAGCCCGTGTTCCCCTGCCCTTTGTCAAAGGGGAATAGATGCGAGAGACACGATTCCTGCCCTCTTGTTCAGGAGACGAGATGCCGTTCTCGCTGCTCCGCTGGAGCATCGCGATCCTCATGCTGTGCCTGCTCGTCCCGTCGGTCTCGGTGGGAGCGGAGCTGCGGAAGCGTGCCGCCAAGGTGGCGAAGAAGAAGGCGCCGCCGAGGCGGCTCATCA
Above is a window of Hyalangium gracile DNA encoding:
- a CDS encoding Uma2 family endonuclease gives rise to the protein MRSLDALESSLIVPRRFTLEEYRRLLHVGVLGEDEHVELLEGLIVDMAPQGRPHALVISRMSESFMAARRPDCRVRVQLPLSLGTDSEPEPDLAVVTREEEEHAQEHPSTALLVVEVAVDSLRVDRMLKGRLYARAGIPEYWVVDVAGRAVEVYIAPDTSQGRYLGIRTVAAGEPLGSPALPGLALQVAELFA